The sequence TACAGCTTCTGCTTCCCTGCTGGAATATATATCCGGCATTTCAAAGCCCATTGCAAAGAATATCGTAATTTACCGTGAAGAAAATGGGGCCTTTGCCGGCAGAAACCAACTTTTAAAGGTTCCCAAGCTTGGACCAAAGGCATACGAGCAGTGCGCAGGCTTTATGAGGATCCAGGGAGGGAAGAATCCCTTGGACGGAACCAGCGTTCACCCTGAAACCTACGATGCAGCAAAAAAGCTTTTGACAAAGCTTGGCTATGACTTAACAGAGCTGGCTCATGGAGGATTAAATGGAATCGGTAAAAAGATTCTGGATTATAAAGCGCTGGCAGCCCAGTTGGAAATCGGAGAGATCACCCTGCGTGATATTGTAAAAGAGCTGGAAAAACCGGCAAGAGATCCCAGAGACCAGATGCCTGCTCCCATTCTCCGCACCGATGTTATGGACATGAAGGATTTGAAGCCAGGCATGGTATTAAAGGGAACTGTAAGAAATGTTATTGATTTCGGTGCCTTTGTAGATATTGGTGTTCACCAGGATGGCCTTGTTCACATCTCCCAGATGTCGGATAAATTCATAAAGCATCCCCTGGAAGCGGTGAGCGTGGGAGATATTGTTGAAGTCAAGGTCATTAGCGTGGACGTTCAGAAGAAGAGGATCGCCCTGACCATGAAATTATAAGCCAAGGCGTACAGAAAGGAGAAAACGTGGAAGAGAAAGATTCGATTGTAATAGAAGTAAAATTAACGGCAAAGGATTTATGGAAGTTTTCCATGTATCATTCCTATCAGGGACTGCAGGGGCTTTTTAATATTATTTTCAGTGCTGCTGCTGTTTTTCTCCTGATTACCACATGGAGTTCCAACTCCACCTCATACCGGGTGCTGCTAATCATTTGCGCCCTCATGTTTACAGTCTGGCAGCCTGGTATTCTTTATTTAAAGGCTCTTAAGCAGGCAAAGACTCCCGTGATTCAGAATGCCATGACTCTCACCTTTAATGAGAATGGAATCCAGGTTTCCCAGGGAGAGGAAAACCTGGAAATTGCCTGGGAAAACATGGTCAAAGTGGACCGTGTAAGAGATATGATGATCCTGTATATGGACCGGGTTCATGCCTATCTGCTGCCTGATTCCGTAACTGGAGAAAAAAAAGCAGCTATCCGTGGGCTCATCAAAGAAAAACTGCCTCCTGAAAGGCGAAAGAGGATATAAATTATGGTAATAGAAAGCTGGAAGCCAGAAGAAACCTATGAATTTGGGAAAAAACTGGGAGAGGAAGCAAAGCCTTCTGACGTATACTGTCTAAATGGTGATTTGGGAGTGGGAAAGACCGTATTTACCCAGGGGTTTGCATCAGGCCTTGGGATCCGGGAGCCGGTTAACAGTCCTACCTTTACCATTATTAATCAGTATGAGGATGGACGGCTACCTTTTTACCATTTCGATGTATACCGGATTGGTGATGTCAGTGAGATGGATGAGATCGGTTATGAAGATTGCTTTTAC is a genomic window of Lacrimispora sphenoides containing:
- a CDS encoding YcxB family protein, with product MEEKDSIVIEVKLTAKDLWKFSMYHSYQGLQGLFNIIFSAAAVFLLITTWSSNSTSYRVLLIICALMFTVWQPGILYLKALKQAKTPVIQNAMTLTFNENGIQVSQGEENLEIAWENMVKVDRVRDMMILYMDRVHAYLLPDSVTGEKKAAIRGLIKEKLPPERRKRI
- the tsaE gene encoding tRNA (adenosine(37)-N6)-threonylcarbamoyltransferase complex ATPase subunit type 1 TsaE, with product MVIESWKPEETYEFGKKLGEEAKPSDVYCLNGDLGVGKTVFTQGFASGLGIREPVNSPTFTIINQYEDGRLPFYHFDVYRIGDVSEMDEIGYEDCFYGEGVSLIEWSNLIKELLPDHVITITIEKDLEKGFDYRKITVEGM